The following nucleotide sequence is from Triticum dicoccoides isolate Atlit2015 ecotype Zavitan chromosome 7B, WEW_v2.0, whole genome shotgun sequence.
AATGAATCCCAAAATATCAGATTTCGGTATGGCAAGGATCTTTGGTGAAAACCAGCAGCACGCAAGGACTACGCGAGTTGTTGGTACATAGTAAGTAACCAAATGTCCTAGCCAACACTTAACTTACTTCTTTTTTCTGTGTACTGTTTTGCTAACACTGTGCACTTATTGGTGTTGAATTATGTAAACAGCGGTTACATGTCGCCAGAATATGTGATGCGAGGTGCCTTTTCTGTAAAATCAGACACCTATAGCTTTGGTGTACTACTCTTGGAGATTGTAAGTGGTTTCAAGATCAGCTCATCAGAACTCACGACCAACTTCTCCAACCTTATAGCTTATGTAAGTATGTTTGAAGCGCAAAATTTCATGGACCCAAGCAATATAATGATAACTTGATCATAACTCAAATCGGTTGCTGGTTCAGGCATGGAGACTATGGGAAGACGGAAAGGCCGCTGAATTGGTGGAATCTTCAGTCGTAGAGAGGTGTCCTCTGGAAGAAGCTGTACGGTGCATTCATGTAGGACTCTTGTGTGTTCAAAACCATCCTGATGATCGCCCCCTAATGTCGTCCGTTATATTCATGTTGGAAAACGGAAGTGCACTGGTTCCAGCACCAAAGAAACCCGCGTATTATGCTCTAGGTAATTGTGAAGTCGGGGAGATGGAACAGATGGAAAATTCTGTGAATGGGATAAGCATCACAACTCTAGATGGCCGTTAGATGTTTGCCAGCTTTTAGTAGAGCTAGTTGTGTACTGTGATCTATTCTGTGTGGATCTTTAATGTGTCGGTTTGGACATCAGTATTATTCTCGGTATGTCCTGGTTGTTCTTATCTTTGATGTGCAAATACGCCTGCTAGAAGCTACGGCGAGCACCATCCTAACTCCCCAGTCCTAAATCCAACGCCGCTGGAGTTTGTCGTCAGATCCGTTCAGCAGCAAATCACCAAACAATGCGGGCCACTTCTGGGGCAGCTTCAGTAGGCGGCATGGGCGACGGGAGTGCAGCTTGACAGCCTCTCAACGACTAGCGAAAGTGCAGCTTGCCGTGAGGTTTCCCTGTCGCCCTGTTAAGTCTTACATCAAGCTCCAATCTGAATCCGTAGTAATGGTTTTCCTTTACGCGTGCAGCATGGTTGGAGAGTCATGAGGTACCCATTGTTTAGCATAGGATTAAGAAAAAGTATAAGCTTCAGTTCAAGAAGTTGTCAGACCACCTACTGTAAGAAATGTGTGCTTCACTCTTGAAATGATGTACTCCTGGACATATACTTTCTGCTTTACTACTGATGGAGTACTACTTATGTCTGTTTTACCTGGAAGACATATATTGTCTGTTTTACTACTGATTGAGTACTACTGATGTCTGTTTTACCTGGAAGACATATATTGTCTGGAATCTGGATTGAGACAGCAACAACCTGGACCGTAACACTGATCGGGACTCCAAGTTGGCAGCAGAAACTTCCTAATGAGATATCCATGGTTCAGTATATACGGTTAATGAATAGTATAAGCATCAGCTCAAGAATTGGCCATGCCACCTACTGTAAAAAAATGTTTTCTATTCTTGAAATAATGTAGTACTCTACTGTTTTAGCTCCAGGAAATATACAAGTCTGGACTGAGACTCGTAGATGAAGACATCAACGACTCTTGAGCGTAGCACTAACCCTGCTGCACCCACAAGGGGAAATTTTGTTACTACAGATTCAGATTGGAGAGGGCGACAGGGGAAACCTCTCGGTAAGAGGCTGCCTTGTTAGTCGAGTCTCGGACGCCGATGGAGCCCTCTAGGCGCCGCCGCCTGAAGCTCCCCCCTTATCTCTCCAATCATCATGCTTGAACCAATCATCATGCTTCTCCACGGCTTTTGCAATGGCCAGAAAGAGACTTGTGTGCATCTAAAATTGGCGGAGAAAATACTTCTCCGGATAGATTTGATTAGGGTCGAAATAATCTCTCATAATCTTGGCATGGCCCTCCGCTATCAAGGTTGAGTTGCATGCGGCCAAACAATCCTCTCCTCAGCTGCCATATATCATCGTTGAAGATCATCCCAACGACCATTTCGAAGTCATCgcaatcttcttcctcctccgatgACGAAGAGTCCTCAAAGATCATCTCTCTCAGCCTCTTCATCTTCAATTTAAACCATCGGTTGAATTCAACGGACAAAAGGAAAAGCGAGAATAAAAAGCTAAAAAACTCACCTAGGCAAATCGTCGAACAATTGCAAGGCAGCAGAAGTGTGACTGCCGGCCAGCGACGTTGACTCGATACTAGCGTTCGGCGAGGCATGGAGATGACTGGCAAAGCACGACAAGGTGCCGGTGAGGCTACGAGGAAGATCCAAGGCGCTTTCTGAAGACGGGGTCGATGCTGCGGCGGTGTCGTTTCAGCTGGACTCCGGCGAAGGCGACGACCACTCGGACTAGAGCAGAAGGCGGCGAGGGCGAAGAGAAGCGGCGGCGAGGGCGAAGAGAAGCAGCGGGGTAGCGGCGGTGGCGGTGGGTAGTCGCCGATAGTGGGGGTGGAGGCGTAGAAAAGAGGCTACAACTTTTACTCGGCCAGGTGGAGGCCGGGTATATTTAGGAGCCGCGGTGCCCAGGAGTAAAAAATTACTCACCTAACGGTTTTAAGAGTTCGGCTAGGTGTAGGTTAGAGGAGAAAACCGGGATTTTACTCCTCTAACAGTTTTTATGGGAtcggctagagttgctctaagaccCCTACGCAGTTGTCATCAACCTCTAGTCAGTGGAGCAAGTTCCAATGATGAGCCACCACACATGGCCCGTCATCGGATCTATTCACCAGTTAACCGTTAACAGCATATCTGGTGATTGGTGAAAGAATCAGGCACATATGGCATTCTACAGAGAACATTCAGGACAACATCTGCTCCACAACACAGGTTTAATAACATCAACAAGATCCATTATTTTATGAGAATGCCTCGTCCCGAGCTTTATTGAATATCAGAGAGACATATCGGTCAATACTGAAATCAAAATAAAGCTAGGAGGGTCACCATCCAAATTAAAACTAGACTTGTAATCAaatgcatatttattaagtgtgcGCCAAACGATTTGCATCCCTGGGCCAGTGTTTAAAGGAGATAGCACCCACCAAATTAGCACGATGGAAACAGCCGACCAAGATCGCCGTGTAGGGCTCTCCAGGAGTTCGAGACCTCTCTGGAGTGCAATGACTTCTACATCGCTGCATGGAAAAGTAGGTAAACCTGAACAAGGTCCAAATGTGCCTGTCAGGCCATTCAAAAGATTTAAGCAATTGTTTCTCCTGCTAACAGTAACATAGAGTAATACCAGTTTTTCACTTAATATACAACTGTTAACCTAGCCCCAAAGAAGAACTTGTTAACTAGCCAGTTCTTCGTATCTAAACTATAGCGTCGACACCAATCTTGAGAACTATAATCAGGATAGATTATTCACTCTGCACAACAGTGCATCGATGGCAAAATCGGTCCGATTTCGAGCCAGACAAACAGGAAGAGAATGAAGAATTAATTCAGCGAAGGCCGCAATAGCAGCAGtacattgcaagaaactgtttttgGCATTTTATACTTCAATACTTCAGAAGAAAGATTATTTACATCATCATATAAATAAATGTGCGAGTGAAATAAGGAtatacaaaaacacatctaacctgtTGCTGAAATGCTTAATTACACTCTAAAGGATGACAAGGTTCATGAACTTCCTCTTTGCAAAAGCCAACCACCATTTGTTTGGAGTGCCATTAGCTCTGTATGCACAGTTGAGCAGCCTCCCGCTTGTTTCCTCCCTTATCTGCTTGAGATAGTTCCTCAACAATTCTGCATTAGAGCGGAGAAATGCTTAATTGAGGATCACAATCCATGGGAGTAAGACTATTCTTCTGTTAGACTtggcatctactccctccgtcccataatgtaagacgttttttgacactacactagtgtcaaaaaacgtcttacattatgggatggagggagtaccaatTTATAGCTGAACTAGCCTACGGCTTTATTAAAATACTACTACTCGCTTCTCTCAAGAAGTAAATCATGTGAAATACCAAGCAAACAACTCATTACTTCTACAGAGAAGAGTTAGCTTAGTTGCTAACTTGCTATCAATAAAGCACATGCAAGTGCAAATATGCATTGAATTTGATGGGAGCTATATACCTGCTTCCTCCTGGGACTCGGGAAGAGTGAAAAGTCCAGGGAAAGGAAACCCCGGTTCCCCGGGCACAGGAACAGTTTCCAACCCAAGGTTAATGATTGCCTTAGTTCCAACAGCTAGTGTCCGGCAGCTTTCTAGTCTTTTCAATGCAATATTTATGTAAGATGTCAGATAGATAAGCAACTTGTCTGCTGGGCTTTTGACATGGAAGTTTTTGAAGAAAACATTTGCTCGGAAGAAAGTTATCGCTTCATCGACTATATCTGCTTTATCTGTAATAGCATCAACATTAGTACGCAGTTTGGCATGGTCGTGCAGGAATGGAAGTACATCATTAAGTGTGTCTGATGATGTACCAGTACCTGAATCTGAGGCTGGGGCTGGGCCCTTGATATGAGTTTTTAGTGGAAGCAAAGGACACCCACAGGCTTTTGTGATCCCATCATCGTCAGTGAAACTAGAGTGATAAACCTGTCCTCAAGGGAGAAATACATATTGTGCTCACATATCGCTAGTTAACATTAACCATGACCAAACTAGAACTAACAAAACTAGTATGGGAAACTAGAGCAAGCGATGAGCACATTTGATAGTTATttgctaccatccatattacatttgtcaaacgCCTAAACCCATGAAAGGTGTCCCTAAAGGTGTAACTCTAATTGAAGTACTTTGATACCACAAAATTTATGTCGCTTTATTACCTTTCGCCAGTTTGGACTACCTTGGCTAGTATAAGCAGAAGGCACCATAAAACTATATGGCTTATATGTCTGACGTGCAAATGGAAGTGTCATATAGCTTTGCCATTTGATTTTGAAATAAATCAAGTGATAAAGTTGTACTTCAATAATGAGAAAGGGATTCCATTAGTATGAGAATCAAGAATGGAAATTTACATTTTTAGGCTTAAAGTTTTGCTTCATTTCAGAAAAGTTTTGTCATCTCAAGTATTGCTTCCTCTGCTAGTTATGTAGTATGGCTGGCAAAATGTGATGGCGTCAAACCAGAATTTTCTAGTTGTTGGGCTCTACTTTTAACATCAGCTTCCAGGACCTTCCCAAACTTTCTCTGTGAAGTAACTCCAAAATATGAACAGGAATTTTGTGATAACTAATGAGGCACTGAGGTGCACTGCATTGGTCAGTGGTAGTATCGCCTTCAGTAATGAAAAACAGAGCATTCAAAATGGCACCAATCTTTGTGTACCAACTTGTCCAACAATAAACGTTCAAAATGGATCTTCACTTTCAATTTGTCCTAGCCAGATTCGGTGGCTGCCCAAATTCGGCGACAATGGCATCCAGGGAATGACAAGGTCTGGACTAAGGAGAGGGCAAGTAATTCACCATGGCTATGGAGGACCGCAGGTACAGTGCGCCGCAGACAGACAGGAATCTCCACCTGTGCAGATCTGCAGAGTGTCGTCTATCTGGTAGCGAGGCGGGATGGGATGGAGGCCAGTCGCCGGAGAAGGAGGTTCGCCCTAGTACAACCGTGGAACCTAAAAGAAATGACAAGGGGACTGAATACTGGACTAGTTTTTCAGCAGATTGCATACAGATGCAGGAATTTTAAGAAAACACTTACAGAAGAAGACTGGCTCCGAATGGTTTCCTCAGAAGCTGGTTAATGGCCCCCACCGGCAGCAAGCTATGCAGGACTCTGCATCCAAGATAGAAGCTACGTATGTTATAGGAATATAAGTTGGGAGCTGTGTGATGATAAGCACAAAAGCAGCAAATAACAGAGGCAAACTTGCCGGTGACAAATTGAATAGCTGCAATAGCGTCTACATCATATGCAAGACATTCATAATGGAAAGAATTGAAAGGAAATCAAGGTAATACTCCAATATTTCACAAGGATCCGTTATGAAATGTTTTTTCCTCGTAACGTCAAGCCCAAATCTCAAAACAAAATTCGGAGCTGTTATTTCATCCGATTAAAAACTACGTAACAGAACCCAACGGATACTTTGAGCAGACACCGGGAGCATGATGATCTCCACACGGAATAAAAAAAAATGACAAGACTGTAACAAGATTGAAAGGAAATCACGGTACAATGGCTCATTTGGCTGTAGGGGCAACACATCGGACTCCCAGATCCACCGGCTGCAACCAAATCGAATCCCAGAGACGGCGGGATGGGATTGGATCGAACTGAACGGAGCAATGGGCAGGGACGGGTAGATCTGGACGGCAGGGGACTGGGAGGTGAGGTCGTGACGTCTCGCCGGCTATTGGGATGGACGGGGCGGAGGGTGAAGGGGGAGGGATGAGTTTGCGAGGTGAGGCTCCTCACCGGAGA
It contains:
- the LOC119337295 gene encoding actin-related protein 2/3 complex subunit 3 — its product is MVYHSSFTDDDGITKACGCPLLPLKTHIKGPAPASDSDKADIVDEAITFFRANVFFKNFHVKSPADKLLIYLTSYINIALKRLESCRTLAVGTKAIINLGLETVPVPGEPGFPFPGLFTLPESQEEAELLRNYLKQIREETSGRLLNCAYRANGTPNKWWLAFAKRKFMNLVIL